One genomic region from Alosa alosa isolate M-15738 ecotype Scorff River chromosome 12, AALO_Geno_1.1, whole genome shotgun sequence encodes:
- the LOC125304340 gene encoding heat shock protein beta-1-like isoform X1 — MDDQNKMMPRPLFLRGDPFHDWTMPSRLFNRDLEFPPFLDERDLNWLEWAQKRLAATSWPGYRHAPVISPPGSHPSTRAQSQVTEGTSELVIGQGTWRVSLDINQFTPEDITVRTKDGYLEITGKHEERQDAHGLVSRSFNRKYRLPAEVDTENIVCSVSPGGVLSVEAPLPASGTRHVEEIVIPIQMLQQ, encoded by the exons ATGGATGACCAAAACAAGATGATGCCGCGTCCTCTTTTTCTGCGCGGGGACCCATTCCACGACTGGACGATGCCGAGCCGTCTCTTCAACAGAGACCTCGAGTTTCCACCTTTCCTGGACGAGAGGGATCTAAACTGGCTGGAGTGGGCGCAGAAGAGGCTAGCGGCGACCTCCTGGCCTGGGTACAGACACGCTCCTGTCATATCTCCTCCAGGATCGCACCCGAGCACCAGGGCTCAGTCACAAGTAACTGAGGGAACCTCAGAACTGGTCATTGGCCAAGGGACCTGGAGAGTGTCTCTGGACATCAATCAGTTTACCCCTGAGGACATCACAGTCAGGACGAAGGACGGCTACCTAGAAATAACAG GTAAACATGAGGAGAGGCAAGACGCACATGGGCTGGTCTCACGGAGCTTCAATAGGAAATACAG ACTGCCAGCTGAAGTGGACACAGAGAACATTGTCTGCTCCGTGTCACCAGGGGGTGTGCTCTCCGTAGAAGCACCACTGCCAGCCTCTGGCACCAGACATGTAGAAGAAATTGTCATCCCTATTCAGATGCTGCAGCAGTAG
- the LOC125304340 gene encoding heat shock protein beta-1-like isoform X2: MDDQNKMMPRPLFLRGDPFHDWTMPSRLFNRDLEFPPFLDERDLNWLEWAQKRLAATSWPGYRHAPVISPPGSHPSTRAQSQVTEGTSELVIGQGTWRVSLDINQFTPEDITVRTKDGYLEITGKHEERQDAHGLVSRSFNRKYRLQNRPMHIKQGFNYHVLYCQLKWTQRTLSAPCHQGVCSP, encoded by the exons ATGGATGACCAAAACAAGATGATGCCGCGTCCTCTTTTTCTGCGCGGGGACCCATTCCACGACTGGACGATGCCGAGCCGTCTCTTCAACAGAGACCTCGAGTTTCCACCTTTCCTGGACGAGAGGGATCTAAACTGGCTGGAGTGGGCGCAGAAGAGGCTAGCGGCGACCTCCTGGCCTGGGTACAGACACGCTCCTGTCATATCTCCTCCAGGATCGCACCCGAGCACCAGGGCTCAGTCACAAGTAACTGAGGGAACCTCAGAACTGGTCATTGGCCAAGGGACCTGGAGAGTGTCTCTGGACATCAATCAGTTTACCCCTGAGGACATCACAGTCAGGACGAAGGACGGCTACCTAGAAATAACAG GTAAACATGAGGAGAGGCAAGACGCACATGGGCTGGTCTCACGGAGCTTCAATAGGAAATACAG ACTGCAAAACAGACCCATGCACATCAAACAAGGATTTAATTATCATGTGTTAT ACTGCCAGCTGAAGTGGACACAGAGAACATTGTCTGCTCCGTGTCACCAGGGGGTGTGCTCTCCGTAG